A stretch of DNA from Pectinophora gossypiella chromosome 23, ilPecGoss1.1, whole genome shotgun sequence:
TGCCTTTTTATAGAAAGATAGGATAGTTTTTTGCATATACGACATACGTATACTTAAATGCAGACGTTGCTACTAGCATAAGATAAAATTACTTctgtgtatagaacggtaattctccgccctgCCCCGATTCATACCgggcgccaacctcacccccttcggggTCCTACTTTAAACTAAATAGCCCTATATCGATAATGAGTAAGAGTAAGAGTATGATGCCTGTGTCTTGCTCACACTTATGCTTACGattcttgtatgaagtgtccgtttTATGTCAGATTGCGAGCAAATAAAACAGAACTGACAATGGACTGATCACGTCACATCATTAGTTCACAAGAGATTGTCGCTCACGGCGCTAGATGGCGCActcattttttaaaaaaaatgagtgTGTtttatgcgcgtgtacgataacgtcattgtgtagtgtctggtaaaacgaggtgttttgtatgaagtgtccggggtgaggCATAAGTACAGCATCTTGCAATGGTTGTAGtttacctttgactaccctacCCTAaatagcttgtaagttgtccataataaataaataaataaataaataaataggaataTAGTCGTGTGTAACCATACTAATTTAATTAAACTAtctcacaaataataataaataaaattataaataagttattttcaGCAGGCAGACTTTCTGAACATAATTTAGTTAATATAACGCCTGGTAAAATTTAAAAGcaaaacttttgtatttttgcTATAAAATTTCATTCAGGCGTTTCAATATCAATTAGTATGCACCATTTCCCTTCTCTACTTTCCCTTTGCGAAATATGTAGACCGAGTTAATTTGAAAAGTAATTTTATCTCCAAAAGTGTAAAGTATCTGTCTTTGTTACCCAAATTGAGTATTATTGAAGACAGCCAGCCAATGTCCTGTAAATCTGTGCTAATAAAAAGTTCAATCATTGAGGGCTAACTCATTGTAACTTatagaatgttggagatactaatttaatggtaacacttacgtcatcaaagggctagcaatggcggcttatcATAGGATttagcatacctggttttcttgtaccatggtaagccgtatcgctgtctacaatggtcgagccaacagtgttagtgaaaattgggGAGTTGCAAGTTACCCGGGGAAATTACACTGATCGTtacaagtccagtaccggggacatttcaggggggttaaaaaggccactctaaagcaattcatctaaaaagcattattgctatttgacatttgcgcgagCATTTAtgtgagcggtgggcacggatcgtcacgcattgggtgcctcatgacggatacaggcgtcgtggtagacctcgaaagagatggcgtgacgacttggacacttgccggagggactggccggaatacgcacaggagcgcgaaaaatggaaagaggaatgggaggcctttgcccagcagtggggtcttgtaggctagattagattagatagacATTTTCGCGAGAGAACGCAATGCATATTGCTTTTTGAATGAATTGtgtcgatatggcctttttaacccctcagtaaACTAATTAATATCGATACGTTGCTGTCTGAGCAGATTGCTACAAATCTATTATTGATGTGGTAATCCGACTAATCTGTGCAATGTCTGCTTCACGGTGCAATGGTCACCAGATGATTCAATCAAGATTGTTAGATTAGTGCATTGGTTGTGGATAATAGAGGGTGTAAGGGACACCGTAACGAGTACGCATATGCTCATGATAGTATTATAGTTAGCAGTTGTAATGCGGAtttttagaaaagaaaaaactaGAGAAAAGACCTTGATACTACATTCgttgggtcgaccattatagacggcgatacgctggtctaacagaaagctcggtgagatgtaggtacttagttcagctGCTTTTCTATCCACAATTGACACACTATGGACCATTGATAACCTCATACCCGCTAGTCCTAATGGGATGTAGGCTAGCCACAAGCaatctccttcttctatcgtgtgggttgtgaggtggattaccaaccccatcaaccctgatgtcagggttattattgagccgataTAGTCCCTGACATAGCTTacactcgtgtaacgactacgtacttcagtaagtagtaaccgggaccaacggcttaacgtgccttccgaagcacagatcatcttacttttggacaatcaggtgattagcctgtaatatcttaaccaaactagggatcacaaagtgatttttgtgattagtccccatcgggattcgaacccgggacctccggattatgagcacaatgctcaaccactggaccaaggacaCAGGACAAGgaagagttaatatcaagtcgaattttcgaGCAGTTGtagttcgagcttttacagtaacataattCACCTAATTAATGTACTCACCATCGTCTGTACTATTGACATGTAGCTTAAGTTAGAAATTAAGATTTGTATTTGGAtttgacttaaacatagctggagaGGAGTCTGTATTACTATACACCCctacctacccctttggggatacaggcgtgatgctatgctatgtaAATTAAGTACCCAAATTAGATACTTATAAGCACAACTTCAGAAACAATATTCGTACAAATACCAATTAAAATCCTATAACAACGAATTCAAACCCAACCCGGAACCGAAGACAATTAATTTCGCCCGAAACCCTACTCGGCCAATAAGACCCAGTAGGACACTCTCAAAAACGCGGATTAAACTGAAATGGAATAAAAAAGGGAGTAGATTTCCCTTAGGGCCTATTAAGTGGGACAGTTTCGAGTGTCCGGTCGTACGGGGCCTCCTGGGGCCCTTTAGGACACCATTTCTAATCGGCCGACATGGCCACACGACGTTTTACGGGTTAAGCGCCGTGTGAGATTTTTAGGAACTGTTCCAGTGGCGCTTGTTGATTCAATTCGATTGatactaacatacatacatacataaactcacgcctatttcccatcggggtaagcagagactatagaattccatttgcttcgatcctgacacacttctcttgcttcctccacattcatcaatcgcttcatacacgcacgccggttcagagtagatcttattaaaccttttgtaaggacatctccaatttgctcGATTGATACTAAAAACAATtctttagaatattttttgtgtgaaaattaaCTTCTGTGCGATAAAGTATCCCAACAAAAAGGTAAATTtaaaatgagagccaagttcaatattatgatatacctacctacgccTTGGTTagtgacttcaacgacaaaacaAGTAATATCTAAATGCGTGCCAAGTTCAATAGTCAGtcctgaattttattttatttttatttattttatggcgCTATAACTTCATACTTTCATCAACCCATGAAGGATTGGTGGAACGTATGTTagttatgttctttttttaagaacgtctagggccctttgccgaggtttttcttacagcttcttttctccagctatacaggttgtgagaagttccAGTAGCTTTAGGCGGATGATACGTTCGTTATCTAAATTAAATGAAGATTTTAATgttacattgtttgaggtttacgcggttattatcataattaaaacacaaaataccgggttcttaccgcgtttttttagggatatgagactcccgatatttcaacactgttgcaagtgccatgatcacgggacgactgatgaaattggagtgaaataggtatacatacacatacataagcagcctataaacgtcccactgctgtgcacaggcctcccctcaatcaaccggagggggtatggagcatactccaccacgctgctccaatgcgggttggtggaggtgtttctttacggctaatagccgggaccaacggcttaacgtgccctccgaagaacggaatcatcttactttttcggacaatcaagtgattcaagcctgaaaagttcttaccaaacaaatgacagtctcacaaagtgatttcgacaatatccccatcgggaatcaaacccggacctccagttcgtgagccaacgctctaaccactagaccacggaggctgttgttggaGTAGGTATAtcgataattaattattaattttttaatCAGTCtaatgacacttgcaacagttttGAAATATCTGAAGTCTCATATTCGTGATTATGTGTTTTATGTGCTTTTTAtgagaacccggtattatgtgttttaattatagtaactatgttacctactgaataaatatatttttgaatttgaatttgaatgtattTAATGTTTTCATACCTGGACGTATGTTTATCTAGTTGTAAACTTTCTATTTGAATATTCAATTGGAGCGTAGCACAAATATAGTTCCTAGTATGTTCCAAATGGCACAAAATAGATGTTATTGGGTTACAACTTTGTTTAGGGTCGGACCTTGTTAACAATTATCTTGACTCAATTTGCCTAAATGATAAACCTTGGAAGTTTgagttaattttatattcagtTCCAGAAATTGTCACGTAGGGAATTATCTGGTTCAAAGATGTGTCGATTCCAGAAAATATTCCCAAACTGGGAATGTTTTCGTTGTAAAAAccatttaatagtaaggacaaaGGCTgctcttattgttttttttttgtttccaaTTTGGAGACATTCTTTGGAACGGCACTTCACTGGTCTAACTAGACTGCTGGAATATCACAGAAGTCCTTGGGAATCAATTTGGCAATGGCTAAAGAGAGCGCAAATGACAATACaaatctacattgttttaagtttacgaggttattatcataattaaagcacataataacgcgcgtttaaatggggatatgagactcccgatatttcgacactgttgcaagtgccatgatcacgggatgactgatatcgggagtctcatatccccatttaaacgcggtaagaacccgttattatgtgctttaatacaAATCTaacttttatcatcatcatctccgaagagcattatcccgtttttcacagggtccgcttacctaacctgaagatttgacaaatctaataaaaaaaaattaataaaaatcgtgtaaaaaagtttttaattcgaGTATTTTCATtcacaaccataaggcgagtaTCAGGGTCACATAAATTACTTGACGTATTTCTTCACCCACCCTCTATACTTCGCAACATCGGTGAATACCACATAGGAAGAGGGGTCGCATAGGGCTATGTCTTTGCGGGATAGACTGAGAGAGACGATGCCTCGAATGTACCAGGCGCCGTCCGTGTTGGAGGAGGTAGAATCAGGCACGAAGACTGTGAATCCACCGCCACTGTCGCCGTTACAGGCTGATGTTCCTGTGAAAGAAAGAAATTGTGTTATCACTattgaatcatcatcaccaacgACCGGAAATCGTCTACTAAGCCTTCCCCAAGGGTCACCACAATGACCAGCGCACGCCTTCCATCAAGGTCACCGATCTGGAATGTCGATAAGAAGTCAATTCAGTGTGGAAGATAAGTGGAGCCTGGAGTGGAACATGTTCGACGGCacaaattcggaccttattcGGGATCCCACGCGGAAGGTCCCTGGCTTTGACACcaaacgaaaaatctggacccgactgaaccggtgtcaatcaaccctggtgtcagggttactattgagccgtcaaaggcccctgacatggctcatgtaacggcttcATGTGCCACAACTCTTTAGtaaaagataagatatttactGCTATTCTTAAAAATAGACGAAAGTAccaacagaaaaaaaagaaaagaaaaaagaagaagaagaagatttagtGTTCTGTTGTTCACATTTATTTCGTTCGTGCTTCGAAGGTGTCATTAAAGGGGAGTCGTTAAACGTCGTCGTTAAGTTAAACCTTCTAATGGCTACATGAAATGGCAGCTGCAAACCACTGAAtgtctgttttattattttcacgGACTCTGTTAAGGTGGCAGACTGATTTTTGATGGTCCCATTCTGTCACGCCCCACAAATGTTATTCTTTACAAGCTTCCGCTCGTGACtttgacgtaatatacgatcctgacgacccgattactctagccatagaggcggccaatcagctcgcgacaccaaacacttcaggaccccgataccgacccactagggtagattaattctttcaaatatttatcctctcagacgactccctgagccgaggttcgcgcccaactgggcaccctcaggcctgttgtcttaaacattgtaccggaagagagccttcagcgctcctcatttgtccggccaaacagttaatgccatctgcggcaaatctacaataaatcacggcaAAAAAAAGCTCGTGACTTTGGAATCGTGGAGTGTGTCTTCATAAAGAGGGGATCAAAACagaactgggggttaaaatggccacatcgaagcaattcatataagatTTTTAATAAGCATTCAAATTTCATAGAAACCTACCATTTAGCGTGCCGGCACAAAACTTGCGGTTATTTAGCACTTTTCCAAAGAATACGGGATTGCTCTTGATGCAAGTAGACTCTGACACTTTGGGCATGGTAGCTTGACGCAGCTGACTTGACAGTCGGTCTGTATGGTCGAAACCCCAGCCGACAACCTGAAAGAAATGATAAATAAGTTTCGTTTCGTTTTGTTTCGCTTCGCTTCGCTTCGCTTCGCTTCGCTTCGTTTCGCTTCGTTTCGTTTTCATTTCTTTTCCAATGAACCACTCAGttttccaaaaaagtaagagagCACGATAAACCGAGTATCcctgctattagccgttaaaaacacctccaccaattcGAAGTGGAGTCGCTTAGTGAAGTATGCTACGACTCGGATGAGACGAACCCGCAgatcttgtcaagccgggacgagcctgttaaccattacaccgggtcctcctcttgtccatgcgaaattctttcgatctatgtatcctCATTAAGCCGATACTGGCGCCATTTATCTAGAATATCagatattttttcgatttaaattttctctttgtgagtttcccttagcacaggtaagtgctataaaacaataatcaattacaatattatactaactgcataatataagctcatgactatatcaatcgcaagatgaactaagtacccacacctcaccgatctttctgttagatcaacgggataggtaagccgtatcgccatctattaCTTCACCAtcaacaatttaagagccatgctcttgtcggtgcagcattttccattccagtctatcaaaggccaattccttgacttccctataagacacgacgttaaccttttctttaatttgttccatgtaagctcttcttggtcttccccttcctctttttccttctagctttccttctatgatgtttttaataatatcgtCGTGTCATACGCAGACAGTCAGACAGTCGAAGTCGTAGTGCGacctgtgtgtgtgagtgtgttacTTACTGTTCCATAAATGTCTCCCTTAGGTAGTTTCTTCTGCAGGTCCCCAAACCACAGGCACGCCGGCTGGATGTAATCGTTGAACTGCACTTCCGTCTTCAGCTTTAGCAGTGAGATGTCGTTGTCCAAATTTTTTGCCGTGAACTCCTCATGTACTATCACTTCATGGACCTGAAATTTTTGGGTTATTCAAAAATTAGAGCCGTAGTAGCTCAGTTGGAATAACGCTTGACTCGCATTGGCAGCTCAAATCCAGAACGGTAAATCATTGACTTTcggatttctttttaattcatttttcaATGATTATGTTATGCTAAATCACGGTACCGGTTATTAtaaaatgaggagcgctgaaagctcaaaaaaaaacaaaaaattaagaTAACTGGATTCAGAGGGTGTTCAGTTGGGAAACGGAAGTACCTTACTCCAAATCCCAAACGAATTGACTCAaacaaaagtccgcataaactttcgagctatgccgttcccgccaaaaagtctggTAGTCCACAGACGATGATGGCATATTATTAGTACTTCttcatataaaataagtaaaataaacccACCTCTTTCTCTTGCCTGGAAATGTCTCCACCTATCAAATTGTATTTTCCAAGTACCACACTTAAAGTTTCTGGTAATACTGGCGATCCTCTTATTGTTGTGCAGTGGGcagctaaaaaaaaataaagttctaCGATGAATTTTACGATGTGCCTCTTTACGtaagcaataggctagtttcgaactagtcaaatcagttactttttaataaacgtcaaaacacgaaatcactttAGAATTATAAAAcatcacactgtgacgtcattgtcAAAATGCCGGACTTGTTATTACgcttttctaaattaaaattcataaataaattaaatagaaaaaagcaaATGTATTTcgtcaatttatatctgtctttatttacctacctaatcagaatttaataatttatctgtgaCCTGTGATACTACCTACTCATAATTAAATTGGCGCATAtttgtgttgtatttttttttttaattccatgTTTTGCAGTACATTTCTGATAAACATCTTGGTTTAAGAACgaatattattgattgatttttttggGTTATTTGAgcacaaaatatcaaatatatcataagctcacaactatatgccaattagggtagtcaaaggtatcatcatcatcagcccattaacgtccccactgctggggcacgggccttccctatggatggatagggagaccgggccttaaaccatcaggcgggcccagtgcggatcgatggttattaacgactgctaatgcagccgggaccaacggcttagcgtgccttccgaagcacggaggagctcgagatgaaaacttttttttttgttgtcacccatcctatgaccggcctttgcgaaagttgcttaacttcaacaatcgcagaccgagcgcgtttaccgctgcaccaccgagctcctcagtcaaaggcaaaggtacatccatcgcaagatgaactaggtacccacaGCTCTCCGAGATTTCtactagaccaacgtgataagtggtgagccgtatcgccgtctataatgaagggttgagccaactgtgtcagtgaaaactgcacttacgaAGTTGCACACAATCAAGTtcaaatccaaattcaaaattcaaaaatatctttattcagtaggtaactgctttttacataaagaacgtcttatccgcctaaaactactgcagcatctcacaacctgtatagccggggaaaagaagctgcaagaaaaacctcggcacagggccctagacgttctttaaaaaaaacctcgTACCGgtgttcgaaccggcgctccccgtttgaaaagcaagccgcTGAACCACAGCACCATAGTGTCTATTCGTTCACATATCAGTTAGGTACCTTACCTGTGATGACAAAAGTTTTGGACATAAGCGTTCCTCCACAAATGTATTTGATATCTGCATTCTCAAGTCGGTAAAGAGCCACATGCCATGGCCAATCTCCAGGTTTGGTCTCCAAACCGTTGGTTATCAATTCGGTATATTGGATCTTGCGTCTTCCACACGAAGCGTCTGGGACAGTCAGGTGTACTTCTGCTGTGTCTTGGTATCCTGAAATCAAGTAGTCTAGGAAACCCTAGACAGTGGAGTTGATTAGCTTTACaatataacaatataacatTATGCTCCCGTCTTTAGAGccaatggggtagtcacaggtgcaagtacatccatcgcaacatgaactaagtatgcatacgtcaccaagctttctgttagaccaacgtgataggtgatgagcgaTATcggcgtctataatggtcgagccaactgtgtataGGAGAGATTGGtacctctctctctttatttaagagatgcgctcttgtcgatggagtAATTGCCATTCCTCACTTCTtaccgccaaatccttcacctcctgatacaacacgacctgcaccttctcttttatttgtttcataaatgttctcctaagtCTACCCGAATCTATTTCAGAAGAACGGAGAATATCCGTTGATGCTATTCACGAGGACGTCAATGAAAAACTTTATTGAAAAAGAAGTTATGCGAAGTTTGTACGTGTCATGTCTTTTGAGTACCGCAcgacctccgtggcccagtggttgagcgttaagctcacgatccggaggtcccgggttcgattcccggtggggacatatcgcatactttgtggtcccttgtttggttaggacattactggctgatcaccagattgtccgaaaataagatgatccgtgcttcggaaggcacgttaagccgttggtcccggttactacttactgatgtaagtaagtagtcgttacatgagccatgtcaggggcctttggcggctcaatagtaaccctgacaccagggttgatgaggttggtactctacctcacaacccacacgatagaagaagaagtaccgCAAAACTCCTGAGTAGCTTCCTAAAAAAGGTTATCTAGAAGGTTATTCAAAATAACTCTTTTGAAATCAGAAATATTGTCTGACCAAATGAAGATAAAGAAATACGATgtaactgaagatttgacaggaccggttttttatagaagcgactgcctgtctgaccttccagcccgcgaagggaaaaccagcctaatacagggtcacatacctccgaatatgcatttcttgggaatgtgggtttcctcacaatgtttttgagcacgtgataatcatttatgatctaaacatgaattctaaaacaaattcgacaatcaatgatttaggcatgtgctggattcgaacctgcgatctcaaagtgagaggcaagtgttctgccaactgggctaccagctCACCAGCCTTCACCGCCATCATACTTATCACTTACCGTCGTATAATTCTTGCAGTTCTCAACCCCGTTTATATTAACACTCGTCAAATATGGAATGGTCCCGTTAACAGGACCTCTGACGTTGAAATTAAGATTATCGGCATTTTTAAAGAAATGTATCCTAAATTGGGCGTTTTCCGGAGTTATCCGAGCAACTGATGGATCAAACTGAAAATGAAATTTcggaattaaattataaattacatgtTTGCTCTTGGTCACTCCCTATCTTCCTTCAACCTTATCTCCTATTATTATGATAACATAACACGagctggtacggtcacgagtactaataaaatatgtacactttgataccatgtcacattaacttttttgacaaattaaacttcAAATATGattgtgcgacagggttctaaagtgggtacatgatattactcatgactgtacatctattgcaagatcaactaagtatccacacttcaccgagctttctgttagccaACGAGATAcatggtgagccatatcgccgtctataacggtcgagccaactgtgtttgtgaaaactgtactcaattatttgtaattaattttcttttagtaGATAAGGTCGAGTTCGATTTCTTGACACTCGTTTCGCCTTTCGATTCTCTTccgaatgaggataaaaactgcctatttctctcaTCAGATGTCGCTGTttagtgttcttaaattttgacagttccccatactatttgagtaaacaaacgcattgttttggttatatttttacataaaatagtgttatataatttattccCTAAATAGGTATCGGAAGAAAGAAAAGTTAtataaacttattttcaatcagaactccctttttccaactggctgctttctgtttcgtaactcatccttcagacgggatataCTTCACGTTgtttcacattttatagcagtttgtcacgaattttagctggacagtatggattACTGTTAaagtttaggaacactcaaaTGGGCGGATGTGtccaaaaaggacctgtgcatgtgcaatgtctccgagaacgacacgtccgatagagcgaagtggaagagaagtatgaagaaggcagaccccaccatcagatgggaataataaatgccaaggagagagagagagactcaacagtgctgccacctacatttgagcttctagtttttatcctcattagcgTTTTCAATCTATTTTCTCATGCCGAGCCTTACTACT
This window harbors:
- the LOC126377364 gene encoding chymotrypsin-C-like; this translates as MWTKKILLIILVIETKNAVTQGIVGNPLLQAHPCTDNDKITLSFEPNLPPEEENQYHVYISIPISSHSKVYLKFDSEATVRLFDPSVARITPENAQFRIHFFKNADNLNFNVRGPVNGTIPYLTSVNINGVENCKNYTTGFLDYLISGYQDTAEVHLTVPDASCGRRKIQYTELITNGLETKPGDWPWHVALYRLENADIKYICGGTLMSKTFVITAAHCTTIRGSPVLPETLSVVLGKYNLIGGDISRQEKEVHEVIVHEEFTAKNLDNDISLLKLKTEVQFNDYIQPACLWFGDLQKKLPKGDIYGTVVGWGFDHTDRLSSQLRQATMPKVSESTCIKSNPVFFGKVLNNRKFCAGTLNGTSACNGDSGGGFTVFVPDSTSSNTDGAWYIRGIVSLSLSRKDIALCDPSSYVVFTDVAKYRGWVKKYVK